A single window of Anomaloglossus baeobatrachus isolate aAnoBae1 chromosome 9, aAnoBae1.hap1, whole genome shotgun sequence DNA harbors:
- the LOC142250343 gene encoding speriolin-like isoform X2 produces the protein MENTNTYSCDEEAFNMESSRLLAENAQLRKMMGLMQENVELRCVLKDHERKAQIITPPGQHKKDHNDLKEEAKMVNSGTQIDPEKVKKCQRIVGEIAFQLDRRILCAIFLEQQRLYGYRVPYIKEKIIEVTTSPTTGKVDEKLRSELYQRYNHIMDELRKLGYNPAVHPHFTEYMVNTYGITKDRNARTKDLSSYNDPQYLNKMITECMSSDIVKDIIIILNCLVYFAREDGKSLLISPSSSHSSV, from the exons ATGGAGAATACTAATACATATTCTTGTGATGAAGAAGCCTTCAACATGGAGAGTTCACGTCTACTAGCAGAGAATGCGCAGCTGCGCAAGATGATGGGGCTAATGCAGGAGAACGTGGAGCTTCGCTGTGTTTTGAAAGACCATGAAAGAAAAGCTCAAATTATAACACCTCCAGGACAACACAAGAAAGACCACAATG ACCTGAAAGAAGAAGCAAAAATGGTCAATTCAGGCACACAAATAG ACCCTGAAAAAGTGAAGAAATGTCAGCGCATTGTCGGAGAGATCGCCTTTCAACTGGACCGCCGGATTCTGTGTGCCATCTTCCTGGAGCAACAACGGCTGTATGGATACCGAGTACCATACATAAAGGAGAAGATTATAGAG GTGACCACAAGTCCAACAACCGGAAAAGTCGATGAGAAATTAAGATCTGAGCTCTACCAGCGCTACAATCACATCATGGACGAGCTGAGGAAATTGGGCTACAACCCAGCAGTGCACCCACACTTTACAGAGTACATGGTCAACACCTATGGGATAACGAAGGATAGAAATGCAAGAACCAAAGATCTTTCCTCCTATAATGACCCACAATACCTAAACAAGATGATAACTGAGTGCATGTCAAGTGACATAGTGAAGGACATCATAATAATCCTCAACTGTCTGGTATATTTCGCCAGAGAAGATGGAAAATCTCTACTCATCTCACCATCGAGTAGCCATTCATCTGTATAA
- the LOC142250343 gene encoding speriolin-like isoform X1 yields the protein MENTNTYSCDEEAFNMESSRLLAENAQLRKMMGLMQENVELRCVLKDHERKAQIITPPGQHKKDHNGMKNKKNTEILEHQYLKEEAKMVNSGTQIDPEKVKKCQRIVGEIAFQLDRRILCAIFLEQQRLYGYRVPYIKEKIIEVTTSPTTGKVDEKLRSELYQRYNHIMDELRKLGYNPAVHPHFTEYMVNTYGITKDRNARTKDLSSYNDPQYLNKMITECMSSDIVKDIIIILNCLVYFAREDGKSLLISPSSSHSSV from the exons ATGGAGAATACTAATACATATTCTTGTGATGAAGAAGCCTTCAACATGGAGAGTTCACGTCTACTAGCAGAGAATGCGCAGCTGCGCAAGATGATGGGGCTAATGCAGGAGAACGTGGAGCTTCGCTGTGTTTTGAAAGACCATGAAAGAAAAGCTCAAATTATAACACCTCCAGGACAACACAAGAAAGACCACAATG GcatgaaaaataagaaaaatacaGAAATATTGGAACATCAAT ACCTGAAAGAAGAAGCAAAAATGGTCAATTCAGGCACACAAATAG ACCCTGAAAAAGTGAAGAAATGTCAGCGCATTGTCGGAGAGATCGCCTTTCAACTGGACCGCCGGATTCTGTGTGCCATCTTCCTGGAGCAACAACGGCTGTATGGATACCGAGTACCATACATAAAGGAGAAGATTATAGAG GTGACCACAAGTCCAACAACCGGAAAAGTCGATGAGAAATTAAGATCTGAGCTCTACCAGCGCTACAATCACATCATGGACGAGCTGAGGAAATTGGGCTACAACCCAGCAGTGCACCCACACTTTACAGAGTACATGGTCAACACCTATGGGATAACGAAGGATAGAAATGCAAGAACCAAAGATCTTTCCTCCTATAATGACCCACAATACCTAAACAAGATGATAACTGAGTGCATGTCAAGTGACATAGTGAAGGACATCATAATAATCCTCAACTGTCTGGTATATTTCGCCAGAGAAGATGGAAAATCTCTACTCATCTCACCATCGAGTAGCCATTCATCTGTATAA
- the LOC142250343 gene encoding speriolin-like isoform X3, which translates to MENTNTYSCDEEAFNMESSRLLAENAQLRKMMGLMQENVELRCVLKDHERKAQIITPPGQHKKDHNDPEKVKKCQRIVGEIAFQLDRRILCAIFLEQQRLYGYRVPYIKEKIIEVTTSPTTGKVDEKLRSELYQRYNHIMDELRKLGYNPAVHPHFTEYMVNTYGITKDRNARTKDLSSYNDPQYLNKMITECMSSDIVKDIIIILNCLVYFAREDGKSLLISPSSSHSSV; encoded by the exons ATGGAGAATACTAATACATATTCTTGTGATGAAGAAGCCTTCAACATGGAGAGTTCACGTCTACTAGCAGAGAATGCGCAGCTGCGCAAGATGATGGGGCTAATGCAGGAGAACGTGGAGCTTCGCTGTGTTTTGAAAGACCATGAAAGAAAAGCTCAAATTATAACACCTCCAGGACAACACAAGAAAGACCACAATG ACCCTGAAAAAGTGAAGAAATGTCAGCGCATTGTCGGAGAGATCGCCTTTCAACTGGACCGCCGGATTCTGTGTGCCATCTTCCTGGAGCAACAACGGCTGTATGGATACCGAGTACCATACATAAAGGAGAAGATTATAGAG GTGACCACAAGTCCAACAACCGGAAAAGTCGATGAGAAATTAAGATCTGAGCTCTACCAGCGCTACAATCACATCATGGACGAGCTGAGGAAATTGGGCTACAACCCAGCAGTGCACCCACACTTTACAGAGTACATGGTCAACACCTATGGGATAACGAAGGATAGAAATGCAAGAACCAAAGATCTTTCCTCCTATAATGACCCACAATACCTAAACAAGATGATAACTGAGTGCATGTCAAGTGACATAGTGAAGGACATCATAATAATCCTCAACTGTCTGGTATATTTCGCCAGAGAAGATGGAAAATCTCTACTCATCTCACCATCGAGTAGCCATTCATCTGTATAA